The following nucleotide sequence is from Clostridia bacterium.
ACCCATGCGTGTGCTCCGGCCGGCGGCCAGCACGAATGCGGTCACCTGCTCTGTCAGGTTTTGCACGTCAGTCATGTTACACGTCGCAGGCGGCAGGCGGGAGCTCGGCTGCTGTCAGGCGTTGCCTCGCGACTGCTCCGGAGACCACTGGATTTCCATGCCCACGATCCTGCCTGCGATGTCCAAATCCAGCTTCGCGGGAGCCTCAACTACCGCGTCGCCGCTATAGCCGGGCACGGCGATGAATACACGCGGCTCGATGTAATCCGCCATCTCGTCTTTCCGTATGAACGTGAGTGCCTGATCGTTACGGCAGGGCTTAGGCAATACGAACATGAGGTCGGCGAGATCGCCTGTCTCTGAGACCGACACCGCGGCATCCACGGGCATGCGCGCGTGGACGTTCTCCGGCTCGATCTCCGTGTTCGGCTTGAACGACACGTAGTACAGGAACCCATCTTGCGGGTCGTACTCGGAGCGTTCTACGCGAAATGCCATGGCTCTCCCTTGGAGCACGCCTCATAGTGAACCGTTAACGGTGAACAATCACAGCATTAACGTTCGGGCGTCTTTGTACCACACAAACTCAGCAAGCTCAATCGGCTGTATTTCCAACGCATTTTGTTGAACGCATATTGTTGCGAGGTACCGGGTTTTATCACTGCGGGGGGTGCTGCGGGGGGTGTCTGAATCTCTGCAGCTATCTGGCCGTCTAAAGAATCATGGCTATTTATCCGAAACTCCGCGTGTACACGGACGGAAACTGCGAGTTCTGCTGGTGGGCTCGCGGTTTGATTGAGCCTTACGACACAGGGCGTCGCATCGATTTCCGCGACTTCAATCGTCCCGAGATCGCAGCGGAGACGCCGTTCACACGACGCGAACTCGCGCGCGAGATGCACGTGCTCACGCCGGACGGACGCTGGTATGCAGGGTTCTGGGGATGGATGGTAATCCTGCGAGTGCTGCCGCGCCGCCGCTGGCTCGCGCGCATCCTCTCGTTGCCGCCATTCCGCTGGTTTGGGCCGACGCTCTATCGTTTTCTTGCCTCGAACCGCTATCGCTTACCGCGCTTCCTGCTTCGACGCCTGGGCGCACCGGGTCTTTGCGCGGACGCTTGCGACGCCGGCCACGCCGGTTTCGATAACTCCTTCAAGCAAGTTCCTGTCGGGCTGCGAAAGGAGTAATCTGTGAGACTTGAGTGCAAAAAAAATTTCAGCAGAGGCGACAGCAACTCTGCATCTAACTTCAGTAACCACAAGTTTGGAAACAGGAGCGAACTTATGAAGGCGAAAGGTATCACTTCGTTATCCGCGTTTGGGCGCAGCGAAGCACGGATATTCGTACTGCTGGCGCTCGTACTTATCTTCGGACTCGCGACCGCTTGCAACCGCAATCCGCTTGGCTCATCGAAGAACGACTCGCAGATCGCAAGCGAAGTTCAAACTAAGGTCATGTCGGACCCCAACATCACAAGCCGTCAGATCAGTGTTCAGGCGGCGAATGGCGTGGTCACGCTCGGCGGATATGTTAACTCCGACCAGGAGCGCGGAGCCGCAGCAACGGCCGCCTCGCAGGTTGAAGGCGTAAAGACGGTCGTCAACAATCTCCAGGTTTCCACGGCGGGCAACACGCAGCTCGCCCCGGCAGATCAACAGGAACAGTCAGCCGCGGCCCCCGTACAGGAACCGGCGCGTGAGCCCGCGCGCCGCTCGGCACAGCGCGCAACCAGCACGCGCGGCTCTTCGGCCAGCCAGACACATGTCCCAGATTACAGTAACAGCAGTAGCAGCTCGGCTTCGACCGCAACAACACCCGCTCCGGCCACACCCGTGATTCCGGCTGCACCCGTGATACAGAAAGTAACCGTACCCGACGGCACGACGCTTGCTATTCGCCTCATCGACGCCGTGGATTCCGAGAAGAGCCAGCCGGGCGATACCTTCCGCGCTACGCTCAACTCACCCATCGTTGTCGATGACAATATTGTCATCCCTGCCGATGCAGACGTGGAAGGTCGCGTTGTCGATGCCAAAAGCGCAGGCCGATTTAAAGGCCAATCGGCACTCGCAATCGAGTTGACAAAGATCAGCATCAACGGGCGCGGCTACCAGATTCGGACGAATCAATGGGCAAAGCAGGGCACGTCGCGCGGCAAGAATACGGCGGCTAAAGTTGGCGGAGGCGCCGCGCTCGGTGCAATCATCGGCGGACTTGCCGGCGGCGGTAAGGGCGCTGCGATTGGCGCCACGGTAGGCGCGGGCGCAGGAACAGGCGTGCAGGCCGCAACCCACGGCCAGCAGATCAAGCTGGGACCGGAAGCGCTGCTTACCTTCCGGCTGGAGAGCCCGGTGACGGTGATTCCGGCATCACAAGCCAATCGGCGCAGATTGGAATAATCGTCCAGCGGCGGCCACAGTCATCTGCAATCGGGGCACGGCTCACGCCGTGCCCTTTCTAGTCCATGCCTGCGCTCGTGCGCTCTTCTCAGTCCAGATCATAGGCGTGAATCTTTGTGAGCAGCGTCTTGTAGCTCACTCCTAGCCTTTGAGCCGTCGCCGCCTTATTCCATTTGCACTCGCGCAGTGTTGCTTCGATTTTTGCACGTTCGACCTGACGCACTGCCTGTGATGACACCTCGGCGAGAGAACCCTCCGCGCTGGGCGTCGCGAATGCCGTCACTTCGGTGCGCGCACACCCCGCACGTACGTTCATGGAAAGCGCGAGGTCGGCAGCGTGCAAATCGCCCTCGTTCAGAATAGCGGCGCGTTCGATTACGTTTTGTAATTCGCGAACGTTTCCCGGCCAGTTATGGGTACACAAAGCGCTCAACGCATCCGGCGCAAACTTCATGCGCGGCTTCCTGAGTTCTTTTCGGAATCGCTCCAGGAAATGCTCGGCCAGCAGCACGACATCCTCGCCGCGCTCGCGCAGTGCCGGTATGCGAATGGGGAAAACAGCAAGGCGGTAGTAGAGGTCGCGCCGAAACTCTCCCGCTTCCACCGCAGATTCCAGGTCGCGATTTGTCGCTGCGACGACGCGCACGTCCACAGTGATCTCGCCCGCGCCGCCCAGGCGATCGATTTTTTTCTCTTCAATGGCGCGCAGCAGCTTGCCTTGAGCGCTCAAGGGCAGTTCGCCGATCTCGTCAAGGAAGAGCGTGCCATGGTGGGCGACCTCGAATTTCCCCGGCTTGCGCTGCAACGCGCCGGTAAACGCGCCTTTCTCGTGGCCGAAGAGTTCGTTTTCGACGAGCGTTTCCGGAATTGCCGCACAGTTGATGGTCACCATCGGCTTGCTTGCCCGCGCGCTCAACTGGTGGATCGCACGAGCGAAGAGCTCCTTCCCTGTGCCGCTCTCGCCGAGCAGCAGAACCGTGCTATCGGTAGTGGCTATGCGCTGCATCTCGCGCGCGGTTACCTGCATGGAGGGGTGATCGCCCACAATGCGGGGGAAGCCGAATTTGCGCGCATACTCCTCGCGCAATACCACGACTTCGCGCACGAGTTCCTGACGCTCCATGGCACGTGCCAGCAGATGCTTCAGATATTCAAGATCGATCGGCTTTTGAATGAAGTCGTAAGCGCCTTCGCGCATGGCATCTACGGCCTCAGCGATGGAGCCGTAGGCCGTCATAATCACGACTGGCACGCTTGCGTCTGCAGCGATGGACGCACGGAGCACGTCCATGCCGCTGCCGCCGGGTAGCTTCAAATCCGTTAACACCGCAGACAGCCGGGTCGTCGCGAGTGCCGCAAGCGCCGGTGGGACACCCGCCGCGGGCACTGCTTCGTACCCCATGCGCGCCAATGCCGTCACCAGCATCTCGCGCAACTCCGCCTTGTCCTCCACCAGCAGAATGTTATCCATCAGCCTCGATTCATCGTGCTTGTCCGTCGATACAAAGAACGAAGGCGACCGAAAGTTCGGTCGCCCGAGAATTTCGTTCAGCGACACGCTAATCCATCGACACGCCAGCCTTACGAGCTTGCTCGCGAAGATCTTCCAGCTTCTGTTTCGCGGCGCTCAACGCAGTCTGGTTCTTCGCCAGGCCCTCTTTATACTTGCGATCTTCGTCGGCCCACTTCTTGTCATCGCGCAGGCGCGCGCCGGCATCGGCGTAGAACACGGCGGCACGCAGTTTGTACTCGCGGTCCATCAAAGCAAGTTCGCGCTCCAGATCCGCGATACCTTTTTTCGCATCGCTCACTTTGTCCTTCCACTCCTGTTCGCGCTTCTTCTTTTCTTCGGGCGTATCGGCATCCTTGCTGTTGCCGGAGTCTGCTTTCGCGGACTTCGCTTCCCTGGACGCGGTCGCGTCTTTTCCCGCATCGCTCCTGGACACATCATTCGGCACTGTTGTCGACGGAATCTCGTCGTTGGTGTACACCTTACTGGCTTTCGCCTTCGGCTGCTGCTCCTTTTGCCGGCGCGCCACATCGCCCAGAGACTGGGCACCTGCGGCGAGCACCAGCGTGCCAAACAGGATCGTGCAAATGCCTGACTTCGCGATGCGGGTCATGAATCAGTCTCCCTCGTTTTTACTGCACCCGGCGCACGCAGAGGCGCGCACTCGAAGCAAAGTTTCTCTCCCGAGTTTCTGGCCTATTCTAGCGCGATTCGTTGCCGTTACCAGTGCCGTTCGCCATGGGTAGCAGGAGCGTAAACGTCGTGCCACTTTCGTCACTAGACACGCGGACACTTCCACCGTGCTCGCTTACAATGCGGTGCACCAGGGCCAAGCCAAGCCCCGTTCCTTGCGCCTTCGTGGTGTAGAACGGGATGAATACCTTGCCAACGTCCTTCGGGTCGATGCCCTTGCCGTTGTCTTTCAATTCGATTTCCAACATCTCGCCGCGCGATTGTGCCCGCACAGATACACAAATAGCTTGACCATTGTAAGCGGCCTCCGCACTGTTTCGGAGCAGGTTGCTGAAGGCCTGACGCAGCGCGGTCCGATCTCCGCGCAAGGCCACATCCAATGACACATCGCAATCCAACGCTACGCCCGCCTCGGTAGCGCAATCCTGCAACACCGGCACAAGTTCGACCGTCACGTTCCGCATTTCGCCGGGACGAGCGAACTGGAGAAAGTCCATCACCACGCGATTCAGGGTCTGTGTTTCTCGCGCGATCCGCTCGCCGAAATCCCTGGCGGTGCCAGCTTCTCCCTGCGCGAGCATCTGTGCGTATCCACTGATGGTTGCGAGGGAGTTCTTGAATTCATGCGCAATCCCAGCCGACATTTCGCCAAGCGCTGCAAGGCTCTCTTTCGTGCGCATCTGACGTGCCAATTGCGTGATTTCCGTGAGGTCGCTGACCAGGCACGCTACTCCGAGGCGCTGTCCCCCGCCGGTCTTCACGGGCGAGAGCGTTACACCCAGGACGCGGACGTCTCCTGCGGGAGTGGTGTAGTCCATCTCCGCGCGCCGGAAGCTCTCGAGTCCGTTGGACTCGGACTGCGCGTCCTCAAGCGCGTGTATCAGAGGAGCGGCATCGGTCTCGGCGTCCGCAGAAAACATTCGCAGTGCGGTCACGCCACGAAACACGTCGCGTGCATGAAGCCCGATGGGCGAAGCGTATCCGAGGATTCGCTTCCCTGCCT
It contains:
- a CDS encoding DUF393 domain-containing protein, translating into MAIYPKLRVYTDGNCEFCWWARGLIEPYDTGRRIDFRDFNRPEIAAETPFTRRELAREMHVLTPDGRWYAGFWGWMVILRVLPRRRWLARILSLPPFRWFGPTLYRFLASNRYRLPRFLLRRLGAPGLCADACDAGHAGFDNSFKQVPVGLRKE
- a CDS encoding BON domain-containing protein, translating into MKAKGITSLSAFGRSEARIFVLLALVLIFGLATACNRNPLGSSKNDSQIASEVQTKVMSDPNITSRQISVQAANGVVTLGGYVNSDQERGAAATAASQVEGVKTVVNNLQVSTAGNTQLAPADQQEQSAAAPVQEPAREPARRSAQRATSTRGSSASQTHVPDYSNSSSSSASTATTPAPATPVIPAAPVIQKVTVPDGTTLAIRLIDAVDSEKSQPGDTFRATLNSPIVVDDNIVIPADADVEGRVVDAKSAGRFKGQSALAIELTKISINGRGYQIRTNQWAKQGTSRGKNTAAKVGGGAALGAIIGGLAGGGKGAAIGATVGAGAGTGVQAATHGQQIKLGPEALLTFRLESPVTVIPASQANRRRLE
- a CDS encoding sigma-54 dependent transcriptional regulator yields the protein MSLNEILGRPNFRSPSFFVSTDKHDESRLMDNILLVEDKAELREMLVTALARMGYEAVPAAGVPPALAALATTRLSAVLTDLKLPGGSGMDVLRASIAADASVPVVIMTAYGSIAEAVDAMREGAYDFIQKPIDLEYLKHLLARAMERQELVREVVVLREEYARKFGFPRIVGDHPSMQVTAREMQRIATTDSTVLLLGESGTGKELFARAIHQLSARASKPMVTINCAAIPETLVENELFGHEKGAFTGALQRKPGKFEVAHHGTLFLDEIGELPLSAQGKLLRAIEEKKIDRLGGAGEITVDVRVVAATNRDLESAVEAGEFRRDLYYRLAVFPIRIPALRERGEDVVLLAEHFLERFRKELRKPRMKFAPDALSALCTHNWPGNVRELQNVIERAAILNEGDLHAADLALSMNVRAGCARTEVTAFATPSAEGSLAEVSSQAVRQVERAKIEATLRECKWNKAATAQRLGVSYKTLLTKIHAYDLD
- a CDS encoding ATP-binding protein; the protein is MDWLANPVTVRAAAVLFFAAVAFVGGAWLMRRVRRELTGDTELRSRTVGESAFALETYNGVIQRLKEQEQELRRLREEASAKASATENVSAAVLSNLASGVVLFNTAGMVQQANEAGKRILGYASPIGLHARDVFRGVTALRMFSADAETDAAPLIHALEDAQSESNGLESFRRAEMDYTTPAGDVRVLGVTLSPVKTGGGQRLGVACLVSDLTEITQLARQMRTKESLAALGEMSAGIAHEFKNSLATISGYAQMLAQGEAGTARDFGERIARETQTLNRVVMDFLQFARPGEMRNVTVELVPVLQDCATEAGVALDCDVSLDVALRGDRTALRQAFSNLLRNSAEAAYNGQAICVSVRAQSRGEMLEIELKDNGKGIDPKDVGKVFIPFYTTKAQGTGLGLALVHRIVSEHGGSVRVSSDESGTTFTLLLPMANGTGNGNESR